The sequence below is a genomic window from Phoenix dactylifera cultivar Barhee BC4 chromosome 8, palm_55x_up_171113_PBpolish2nd_filt_p, whole genome shotgun sequence.
TATGAAATGAGATAAGGAACTTACTGACAGCCAGCCAAGACAAGCTCCCTCATATTTGAACCACAAACAGGAATCAACCGGTGCACAAATTTATCACAGACAGATTGAATGCCAGCCACTGATAAAACTTCCAGACACTTCAGCTTCCTTAATGCCGGAAGAATCACCATAGCATCCACATTTTGGCAATCATCAATGTACAGTTCTCTTAATACTGAAACTAATTTATCTACTAAATTAATGATTCCACTTGATGTGATAAGGGAACACTGGCTCAAATTTATAGAACACAGTAAAGGTGCTGACGAAACAATTGCATTTAGCCCATCATCTGACAGACGATACGCACCCTTCAGAGATAATGTAGTCAATGATGGCAAACTATTTGGGGACCGGGCCAAGATAGCATCCACTACATAATCCGGCATACATCGACCGCACAGGTCAAGTTGTATCACCTGCTTTCACCGAagcaaaaaaaggaagaaaatacaAGATAAGATTTAAACATAGGATCGAGCAAGGATAGATAACCACAATTGAGCAAAAAGAAAATAGTTTAATCAAGAAACTAGAATATAAACAGGAGACACTAACACCTTGgagattgctttttttttttttgaaccccATACACTATATGATGAATCTGGCAAGCAACATTAGATTATCATCAATTGAAAAAATAGACAACATAACCAGAGTTAGAGGTGTCTGGATGAGAACATCAATAAATTTTAAACAGCAAATTAAGTTCAGATAATTATCCAAACTAGAATTCCACCAAAAAAATGCTGTCCTTTAGAAGAAGAATATTATTgttcaaaaatcatgaaaaaaagcTTTAAGAATAAGTAACTTCAGGATACCTTCAAGCTGTCAGTGTTACATCGAACAAAAATGCCCTCAAACTCTGCTTCTGTAGCCCATGAACAATCACTTAAATGTATCTCTGTGGGAGTTCCACTAATGAGAAGACCAAGAATACGAGAACTCATCTTCCTAGAACGACAAAGCATCAATACAAGCTTGTGCTTGATAACATCAGGAATCCCTTCAAGCGATTCAATCTCTTCGGCATTATCTGATAGCACTTTCAGGCACAAATCCTTAAGCAGTGGAATTGGCCCACCCATGATCTTGCATTTCTTATCCTTTGAAGGCATCCACTGGATCCTTGCTTCAGTAGACTTGTTCTTTGTGGAAGAAGAACTCAACTTCCGAGCCCTCAGTCTTTCAGCACGCTCCTCAATGATCTTCATGGCAGTAGAGAATGGGCCTGGCCAATCCTCATGCTCAGTACCTGGCACTAACTCTTCtagttcctcttcctcttcttcttccccttcagCACCATGTTCTTCAGGTTTAAAAAATGCAAATTTAGGAGCTAAGTCTATAGCTTTCTTTCTCTCTGCTTCCCTTCGAGACCCCTTCTGTCCGACTTTTGGCCTTCCAGAAACTCTTTGCTCCACCAATCCATCCTCATTTCTTGGGTGCCCCTCAACTTCTTCTGCACCAATTGCATCCACATTCGATTCAAACTTTCTCCTAGCTGTTGACAAGAAATCATTTACCTCAACAAACTTACCCTTTCCTTTCTCCTCAGCATTATAATTTTTTACCCCTGTACCACCTGCCATCCTTtcattctcttctttctttgtacACCTAACATCTACTCCCAATTTcgctttccctttttctttataGCTGTACCTCCCCCCTTCATGAACCATCTGATTCCCATCCTTCTGAACCAGATCAGAATCAATGCCATTTACTTCTATCCTTGTCTTGGTAATCACGGAACCTGATCTCAGCTGCATGTACCtagcctccacctcctccttgaTGATCTCCTCGCCAGTGGGCAATGGACTGGGACAATCCTCCTTGTCTTGGCCATCATCtggctcttcatcttcttccatgcAGCCTCTTTGTTCAGGCTTAAAAACTTCATCTTTGGGAGTCAAATCAATAGCTTCACTCCTGTCTGCTACTACTCGGAGCTGCTTCTGCCCTTTTGGCCTTCCAGGCCTTCGCCGCTTCGTTGACCCATTCCAATTCCGTGAGAGTTCCTCGACTTCCACTCCAATAATCGATCCCCCATCCGATTCAACCTCAGACCTCTCAATAAACAACATATCATCTTCCACAACCAATActcccttttcttcctcttcaatACCGAATCTTACCACCTCTTTATTGGATTTTTCAACATGATCAACACCCAATACTGACTGCGCCATTTCACCAGTCGTCTGATCTCCATTCTCCTGAACCAGATTGGAATCAACACTATTCACTTCAACCCTTCTCCGGGCAATCCTGGAACCCGATCTCAACCTCATGTACCTCTCCTCCACGCCATCCGCAGCAGAGGAGTTCATAGACGGCACGAGATCAACAAGATCACCCGATGTCATCGTCCTCTCCAAAACCCTAGTTTCTCCCCCTTCCCCATTTGTCTCCGCTTCCGCACTGGAAGCCCTAGCGATCCGCTTCCTCTTGCTGCCCGTCTCCCCGGAAGAGACAACGGCGCTCGCCGGAATAGGGGACATGGAGGCGAGGCGGAGGCTCCGTCTCCGTGGAGGCCCCGATCCAGAAGAACCAAAACCTAACCCTAAGACTGTCTCCATCTCTGGGGAGGGaaaggaggaggcggaggagaagGGGGATCTTGCCGGAGTGGAGGGCTCCGGCGGCGGCGAAggcagcggcggcggagggCATTCTAGGGTTTTCATCGGGATTTCGGGGCCCACCACTCGAGACCTCAAAACCGGCATCGGCCGTCGATTTGGGGATCGAGTTGagcgagagagagcgagagatttCCCGCGCGAATGAGAGGAGGCGGAGGGCTGGGAATAAGATCAAAGATCAGGAAGCATATGGACCCGTTTCCCGCGCACGTTCGGGTGTCTTGTGGATCACGTTATATGACAAATACGACGGAGGGAGGCAAACGGCTCGTTGGACACCTGTCGCGTTCCCTATTCTTTTGGTTTGCTGGGCACGTTAAGGAAGGTGATCCGTCGATTAGGCCGAAACCGGAGCCAACGAGCGCGGCGTTTCAGGGGAGTCGCGTCCGCGTAGTCAACGGTCAAACTTGAGAACAGCTAGGGGATACGAAACACGAACCGTGTGGTTACATCACAAGTTTGCTGACACGTAAGCCCTGAAGCGGTAGGCTCTTCTAGGTGGCATCAGAGTGGAGTTCTTCCTCGAAATAAATAGCAATGCTTCGATAAGCAACAACGTTAACCTTCCAACCACTCAAATCATTTCAAAGATGAATCCAAGATTTGGCTAATCTTCTTGCTTTCAATGAACAGTTGAAcattaaaagttttcttaattgGACTGTTGAAGTTGATAACTTCTTAAACTTCCGGAGCCAAAGAATATATagcaaaattaataatatatagctAATAATTCTTGGAACAATTTCATGAAAACACATTAGTGCGTGATATATATGCTTAGTTTTTTTCTACAACTTATCTTATACGCAAAATCTTTTGTTATAAATGAATCTATAGTGGAAATCAAATAAGATGAACCCTAGACCCTAGACTTTCCATTATAATTAGCACATACAGGAGATATTTTGTACTCATGCTCTTGGGATGAGTTTGCTCGGAGTAGGTTTACTTGGTCTGATGCACATCATACATACATCAATAGAAAACCAGGTCCAACTTTTAGAAAGAAATCCTGATCAGGCCATATGGAAAATTAATGCATAATACTACAAAGAAGTCTACAAGTGATACAGGAATAAACTGATAAAACTACAACAACTTTTGCGAAATTCTAGAAAACAACAGAACTCTCAAAATGTTTAGAAAATGTTTGAATCACAAAAACGAATTACAAATGATGTGTTGCAGTACTAGATAATGTAAACATTCATAAGCCAACAGCACAAGCCATAGCAATCAAAACCCCAGCAACCATCTTCCATAACCCAATGCCAAGTCTGGCAGCACCACTGCAATCATCATTGTTGCCACTGAAACAACCCGGATGAACCGTCTTCGCCACCCCACCTTCCAATACAAAGGTGCTGTTAGTCTTGCCACTGCTGAACAATACACACCAGAAATATGGTGCTCCACCATCAGTGCCGGTCACCGCCGCACCAACCTGTGTGTGGTTCTTGTTATACAATATCTGCAGGCTTTCAGCATTTCTAATCAAGATATCAGAGAAAGCTTGGTCAGGCGAGACGTATTTGGACTGGCAAGCAAGAAGCCTTCCGCTGATAGGGGCGAGCGTCTGCGCCTCCACACCACAGTTGGGTGCCAATGTGTCAGCAAAGCTGGAGTCAGGGGGCTTCTTGTTGTCGCCCAATGCATCACACTGGCCCTGATAGGCTTTGATGTACTGGAGGGCGATGCAGCCCAGACCAGGGttgtcgaagagtttggttgATTTGTGGGCAGTGCGATTGCTGTTGATCGCTGCCACGAGCTGATCAGCGGGATTGTCTGCGgagtaaaagaaaatataaaggaAAAGGATGAGAGAGGAATGAATTGAGCAATTAAAAACTCAGAAAGCAGCCAATCCATTCTGCAGTCAAGGACTATTTAACAATTGAGATCCAATGTTGAACACTGGAATTCTAATTCACTCCAAGCAAGGAAGCAACCATGCTTGATGAGCTTAAAAATAAACAGATAAGGAAAAAAGATCACAAGATTTGACTAAAATTCTGAGaaaccaaaaaaatataattctgTCACATGTATAATTATGGGGGCCAAGCTTTGTTCCAACTATTTGGggttgattatgaatcattcttTAACCTTCAATACTTGTAAGAGGCCCACATTGCTTGTTGATGCCAGTTTTCCAAATTAGCTCTTGCAAAACCCATCTTATTTAAGTTATGTTAGATATTCCCATCTTTCTTCAACCTTCAATGTGAATGtgcctcctcctcatcagaACATTGCACTGAACCACAGAAAAGTCAACTCCTCATCACTTCTATTCTTACCTGACGGAAAAGTGAGTATCCTTATATCCACCAGAGGTCTCTTTATTCTCAATTGGCATACTGCCCTAGTGATTGTTCCCGCATCCACCAGAGGCCTTAGAAATTTCAAGTCTTCAGTCCATCTTCATGGCTCAATATTACGATTATTACAACACAAGAAGGTAGTTCATTTACATAATTATCTCTGGAAGATAAAAATATTAAGGAAAGAAATCTAGTTAATTGTTCATTTCACACAATCAAATCTCATTCCTGTCCCATGCATTCATTTGCAACTTTTGAATAATTTTTTACTCAACATTCTACCGAAATAATGGACTCCTGCCTCTATTCCTTGCATTATTTCCTAAACTTGTTTCTTGCTTGAGTAATGGTACATAGGAAGATCCAGCAAGTATAGCACCAATACTGCACATTGTCGACTCCTAACCTAACAAAGAGGATATCTGTAACATTTGAATACTTAGACATTGTATTTTTCCATAAAATCATAGATTAAACCTCAATGATATGTTCTTTCAGCGAATAAGCAAATTTTAACTGATACACCAAGAAGCATCTGTTTTACTACAGCAGTGTTCCGATTGTAATCATGTGGTAATCTTAGAAGGATTTCCATTTGTACACTGCAATTCTTTTGTAGTTTCAAGATATCTGTCTCCTTCAAATTTCTCTTTTCCAACATACCATACTCCAAACTATTGTTCTCAGGAATGTCCTGAATTTTCTCAATTACCTTTATTATACTATCTCAAGAAATGCAAAATTTAACTTACACAGATAGGTCAATTTGCAAAGAGGGATAAGCCTGCATCTGGTAAACCTCTTAAAACAGCTATATGCAAGCGGAACTTCAGTACTTCGAAAACCATTATAATTCCTGAGCGATGAGAGTTTTTAGCATATTGTGTAGGATACAACTGCTAACGTAAGGTAACTGCTGAAACTTCTAAGTGATCAACACAGCAAGAGagtttctaaattatttttcaTCTACTGATGATCTCTGTGCAGCTCCATAAGTTTGTTCCACCAGCTGCTTCAGTAGTCTATATATGGAGACcaaagaccaattcttttcACATTTATGTGAATTTTATATCAGCCTGATGCTGAAGCTATGACTCCTTCAAGATTAAACCATTCAGTGTTTAACTGACATAGAATGGATGGGACCATGTATAGGTACAAACTGTTGATAGTGACATGCGGCTTAatgcaaaaagaaaaggaatgcaATATGTGAGGAGACTTAAGACTTCTCATTGAGATTACATGCATTTGAATTATATCTCGTCAGCAAAGTAAACCATATAGAAAAGCGAAAAACCTGAAGGGCTCTTTAGTTTTAATCAAGGTTTGGAGGTTTGGTTCCATTTTCAACTGAACCCAATTGAGATCTCATATCCACAGTTTCAGCAAATTTGATGGTTTTTGCTCTATTTGCAGCAGCTTAGGTTGGAATTTATAGAGAAAGCCAAAAAatgttagttttaaaattaggGAATAAAGAGAACTATAATATGGCAACAAAGATATATCACATGTCAAGCTATAGTGTATCTGATTACTTAGAAACTCTGGATGCATCCTTTTAGAGcttgaaacaaaaaaagaaaatactccaaaaaagaaaaaaaaaaatccaaactagCATGTTTACACAGTAATACATCATTTTAGTTCCTATCAGCACTCTAACATATAACAACGGTAATGCCCACAAGATTTTAAATATGTAATAAACAAAGCTATGCCAAAAAAATGAACTTTTTGCTAATTCCAATATCTCCAAGTCTCCACAAAACTTTCAAAATCTAACTTTAATCTAGAGAAAAGGTTCCCAACATGTAAAGAAATGAAAAATTGGCAAAAAATAGCATGAACAGAGATACATAAAATAACTTTGGCTCCCTAAGTTTTGGTTGGAGCTCCGAAACTAAACCTAGTTTCAGATCAGTTACAGTGGAAATCAGAGCCTTTTGATTTGCGGGTGGAACTTCAATCCATGGTTTTACATTCATTGCAGCTGTCTCTTTACATGCAGTGGTAAGAAAAAACGCAATGAAAGTTAGTGAATCTCATAAAATTAGAACACATTCATCAGTTCTGTACTGTTGTAAAATGAACACAAATAGAGTAATGAATGAATCTTGGAGACACAGCATTCCATTAGCCATGAGGTCTTTCACATTTTGCAGTAGAGATGACATTTAAAAGATTAGCAACCAGAAAAGTTTACATGCATATTCTTCAGGGAGGATGCATGCACGTACAAGAACGACTATAACCAAGACCAGATACCTTCCAGTTTTGCCACACTGGTAACATCTAGAACAAAAATGACAAGCTTGCGCCAAACTATTCCTAAGGCAGGTGTAAGGAGTAGCGATAAAACAGAGATAAAAATTAAAGAGAACAACTATAAGCATTTCAAGTAGAGAACACTAATTTCCCTCTTCTTTATCCTACCCATCTCCTACACCATCCGTAAGCAACACTAGTCAGCTCGTGCCACCTGGTAGTCCATGCTTCTTTTCATGTGTATCTTACCTGTCAAGATCCAGTATATAAATAAGTGAAACCGCATATACCTGTATTTCATCCATGGCTATGATCTTATGTGGCATGTACACAACACTGGACAAAACAGAAAGACGTGTGCGATCGTGACACACTCTTTTGCCACTTTATGCCTCCACCCTAGTTTTTGTGCTAGACTCTAGCTATACAATATCTAAACCTTGAGATATAAAATTTAGAAATGTTCAATATAGTGATACATGCTAAAGCTACAGGTTACTAAGCAAATACTAGCACCCAAATATCTTGaatgacacacacacacacacagagaaatGTCTAGTGCGGGGATATTCATTCACTACTCTAAGAAAAAGATCACCCTCTCTTATGCAGATCATGCTTAACTCCGATCCAACCCGGTTTCATATTCAGGTCATGATTTTGGACCTAGACCGAACCCATTAGCTGATTGAGTTGGATCGTATTGGATCCATTGAAAGAATTTTAGACCCAGCAAGTCATTTAGGTTGGATTAGAGTCAAGTATAACCTGCACCCAACCTGAAATATTTGGATTCCAGTTCATACTAGGTCAGGTTTGTAGTTCGAGTCAAGCATCAAACTATTCTTTTATAGCTAAAATATTACAATGAAAATTAAATAGAAAAtcactaaaaaaatttaaattaactaAAAAGGGAAAACTTACActaaaattttaattcaaaaatttataatttcatCCAAGTAATTGATCATTCTTGTGAAGGCTCGGTTTGGGCTCGATCCACTCGATCAACCCGACTAGGGTTTGGCCTGTCGCAAGCCTCCTGCGTGCTTCACGCTTGATGGGCAACAACAAACTCCCAATGGGAGTCTGCTTTCCATCGCAAGCCCCAACGACTTTGAGAGGAACTCGAAGACCTAGGGTTGCCGAAACCCTAGATCTCCTTTATAAATAGAAATCTCATCCCCTTCATGACCCTCCACCATTGAGCACAACCCTCCCTTCCCCCTTTCTTCGATTTGATTTTCGCCATGGTCCATCCTTGTGCTCGCCGGAAATCCGGGCCATGACACTCGCCGAAGCTAAGATAAAGCCCCAACTTTTTTTCTCTTCACCTTCCCCTTCTTCTCTAAGCCTTGGATCACTATCACTCCCCATCGTTTTCGTCGGAcatcaacagaaaaaaaaatcccctGTTTTTCCCTattctcctcttttctttccttttccggACATGTCTGTCGTTTGTGTTCATTGCTGAGGCCTTCATCCCCTTTCCTACGTCGGTCCCTGTAGATGTTGGGCTCCAGCCTCCGATAAGCAAACTGGAGCCTAGATTTGATCGGATTCAAGAATCCTCCTGTTTGACCCATTTTTCCTCTTTTGCACCGGTCGCCACCACCAGCCGCTTTCCATTGCCTGCCGCCGCTACATGCTGCCACCTCACCGGACCACCCCCAAACCCTTCCTttatcctcttcctcttcttctcccttggGAATGGCAAGAGGAGGTCTTCCTCCTTTATTttgccccaaaaaaaaagaagaaaaagacaaaaacaaaaagaaaccaCCCTTGTTTTCTCTCCAGCAGATCCATGGACTCTCGCAAAGGGTCTCGTCTTCTTTCTTTATGGAACTGAGTTGACCCGGTAAAGAGGCCTTGAACCGCCCAAGTGCCCGAGCAGCCTATTGAACCGATCACCTTGGCAATTGTTGAATATCCTTGAAACCAACTACTGATGATTCTTGTTGAACAATCTTTGCCCCGATTGAATCCCTACTTTGTGATCCAACAATTAAATTGCTTAGATCTGACCTAACAGGAGCCACCGAATGTCGTCACCTGACCAACCATcccccttttctttctcttgaaaTCTTAATGTTGTTAAAGTTATTGAATataaattaattggatttgcatGACATTAAATAGGTTGAGCTGCTTCGTATAGTTGAATTTTGAGGTTTAAGGCGAAAAGAGGTAAATAACTATGACACTCCTTACTGGTTTTCGAATTACCTATTGTTTTCAATTCTTaaaattttatgaaatataaaaagaaTATTTAGCATTGatgattttgtatttttttaattaaggaTCGAACATATGATATCCTGCAAATCATGTATTGTCATGAAAAGAATGGTTTCAtggatattttaatattaatggCTCGTCTATGAACTATGAACTCCATATTTATGTAGTTTTGTTAAATGGTTTCATGAAAAAACTGATTGCATGATTGTTTCACCATTAATGATTTATTTATGGACTATGAACTCTATAAAATCCATTTAATGTCTTTTaacttatttatttatgatataagaatgtataattttaaaaaatatgatttaagaaatatgactatatgctctcagatagctatatACGGCCCTGCTAGCGGGTTACAATAGCTTGGCATACAACCCTGCCAACGGGTTACAGTAGCTTCGCATATAACCTTGCGAGCGTTATGGTTGCTTGGCATACAGCCTTCGCCAACAGATTACCGTAGCTTGGCATACGGTCTTCGCCAACAGATTACCGTAGCTTGGCATTCGGCCTGCGCCAACGAATTATAGTAGCTTAGCACACAGCCCTTGCCAACGAATTATaaccttttattttttccttcccccgacccccccccccccctccttagCTAAAAAACGTTTCCCCCTGTTGTCCCCCctcgggggagggggggggatgTTTGTGCAATCCAAAATTCAATACTGAGCAAGTCCGAACTAATTGAATACTTGTGTGATAAATTCTTCGAATTGACTTGCCATTTTCATAAAGGATATAATTGACAACTCTAAGTTGGACATTATCCTTTTCCTATAAGAGAT
It includes:
- the LOC103704910 gene encoding uncharacterized protein LOC103704910, with translation MPVLRSRVVGPEIPMKTLECPPPPLPSPPPEPSTPARSPFSSASSFPSPEMETVLGLGFGSSGSGPPRRRSLRLASMSPIPASAVVSSGETGSKRKRIARASSAEAETNGEGGETRVLERTMTSGDLVDLVPSMNSSAADGVEERYMRLRSGSRIARRRVEVNSVDSNLVQENGDQTTGEMAQSVLGVDHVEKSNKEVVRFGIEEEEKGVLVVEDDMLFIERSEVESDGGSIIGVEVEELSRNWNGSTKRRRPGRPKGQKQLRVVADRSEAIDLTPKDEVFKPEQRGCMEEDEEPDDGQDKEDCPSPLPTGEEIIKEEVEARYMQLRSGSVITKTRIEVNGIDSDLVQKDGNQMVHEGGRYSYKEKGKAKLGVDVRCTKKEENERMAGGTGVKNYNAEEKGKGKFVEVNDFLSTARRKFESNVDAIGAEEVEGHPRNEDGLVEQRVSGRPKVGQKGSRREAERKKAIDLAPKFAFFKPEEHGAEGEEEEEEELEELVPGTEHEDWPGPFSTAMKIIEERAERLRARKLSSSSTKNKSTEARIQWMPSKDKKCKIMGGPIPLLKDLCLKVLSDNAEEIESLEGIPDVIKHKLVLMLCRSRKMSSRILGLLISGTPTEIHLSDCSWATEAEFEGIFVRCNTDSLKVIQLDLCGRCMPDYVVDAILARSPNSLPSLTTLSLKGAYRLSDDGLNAIVSSAPLLCSINLSQCSLITSSGIINLVDKLVSVLRELYIDDCQNVDAMVILPALRKLKCLEVLSVAGIQSVCDKFVHRLIPVCGSNMRELVLAGCQKLTAASIKTIGENCSRLCTLNLRNLNRLNDSAIEHLANGCRLIQKLKLCRNAFSDEAVAAFLEASGGSLTELSLNGVEKVAQHTAVAISRKCSSNLQSLDLSFCRKMTDEALGLIVDNCSNLRILKLFGCTQVTDTFLDGHSNPFVSIIGLKGHILDQIEIPDFL
- the LOC103704909 gene encoding uncharacterized protein LOC103704909, which codes for MAISAWILAPCLLLFFSPASGTDSTNNPADQLVAAINSNRTAHKSTKLFDNPGLGCIALQYIKAYQGQCDALGDNKKPPDSSFADTLAPNCGVEAQTLAPISGRLLACQSKYVSPDQAFSDILIRNAESLQILYNKNHTQVGAAVTGTDGGAPYFWCVLFSSGKTNSTFVLEGGVAKTVHPGCFSGNNDDCSGAARLGIGLWKMVAGVLIAMACAVGL